The following is a genomic window from Prevotella nigrescens.
AAGAAATTCTTTGCTGAAAACGAGAGTTGGCTGGTTCCTTACGCACAATATAGTATGTTGCGCGATAAGTATGGTACTGCTGAATTTGCCAAATGGCCCGACCATAACCAATGGGACGAAACGGAAAGGAAGTTGCTTTCAACCAGCAGTAACAAGGCTTACAAGGACGTGGAGTTCTATTATTATGTGCAATTCATATTGAGCAGTCAGCTCAAAGCTGTACACGAATATGCCGTTGCAAAGCACGTTATCCTGAAAGGCGACATTCCTATCGGCGTAAACCGTAACGGTTGCGACGTATGGACAGAGCCACGCTACTTCAATCTGAACGGTCAGGCAGGCGCACCGCCCGATGGGTTCTCGGCAAACGGACAGAACTGGGGCTTTCCAACCTACAATTGGGACGCCATGATAGCCGATGGCTGCCAGTGGTGGATACGTCGTTTCCAGAACATGGCGAACTATTTCGATGCTTATCGCATAGACCACGTGTTGGGTTTCTTCCGCATTTGGGAAATCCCGGCAAATGCAGTGCACGGTCTTTTGGGACAGTTTGCACCTGCATTGGGCATGAGCCGCGAAGAAGTAGAGGGCTACGGACTGCACTGGCAAGAGGAATTGTTCACCGAACCGTTCATTACCGACTGGGTATTAGACCGAATTTTCCGCGAGCATGCCAACGAAGTGCGAGAGAAATACATAGAAAAGACGTGGGGCAACCGATACAAGATGCGCCCCGAATATGATACACAGCGCAAGGTGGAAGCCGCTTTTGAAGGCAAAGAGACCGACAAAGACATCTGGATTCGCGATGGTTTGTATGCTTTAATCAGCGATGTGCTCTTTGTACGCGACCACAAAGACCCGAACAAATTCCACCCACGCATCAGCGTACAGATGGATTTCATCTATGAAAGTCTGTACGATTGCGACAAGAATGCCTTCAATACGCTTTACAACGACTACTTCTATCGCCGCAACAACCAGTACTGGTATCAGGAGGCAATGAAGAAATTGCCGAAGTTAGTGAACGCTACACGCATGCTCGTGTGTGCCGAAGACTTGGGAATGGTACCCGACTGTGTGGCTTGGGTGATGGACGAGCTACGCATTTTAAGCCTCGAAATACAGTCAATGCCGAAAGATCCGAAGGTGCGATTCGGACATTTGGGTTCTAATCCCTATCGTAGCGTATGCACAATATCTACTCACGACATGCCAACACTACGCCAATGGTGGGACGAAGACTGGAACAGGGCGCAGGAATACTACAATACGATGTTGCATCAAGGCGGTCCTGCACCGCATCCGATGCCGGGCTGGTTGGCAAAAGATATTGTAGAACGACACTTAACATCGCCAAGTATGCTTTGTATCCTAAGTTTTCAGGACTGGACAAGCATTGATGAACACCTCCGACTGACTGATGCCAACGCCGAACGCATCAACATTCCTGCCAATCCGAAGCACTATTGGCGATACCGAATGCACGTCAGCATAGAACAATTAATGAAGAACGAAGACTTCAACAAGACGATAACAGAACTGATTGTCAGGTCAGGAAGATAAAAAGAACTAAGGCAATGGGACGTATTTTTACTGCGTCCCACTGCTCGTATTTATAAGGATAATAAAAAAGCAGGTATGAATAGATTCAAGGTATTGATTGTATTGCTGTTTTGTTCCGTTATGGCAATGGCACAAGGAAGCCCGAAAGACAACAGCGACAAATGGGAAACGGCAGCTTCACCCAATGGTAAAGTGGTGGTAAGGTTCGGTATTGACAACGGCAGACCTTACTACACGGTGCAGTATGGCACGAAAGATGTTATTAAAAAGTCGTTCCTTGGCTTAGAGTTGGCAAAGAGCAAACACGCCAGCAAGGGTATGGAAGAAACTAATTTGATGGACGGTTTCGAGCTAACGCAGACCATAAAGACATCGCACGACGACACTTGGAAGCCCGTTTGGGGCGAAACCGATGAGATACGCAACCACTATAACGAGATGGCAGTATCGCTATGGCAAGCGAAAAGCAACCGCAATATAAAGATTCGCTTCCGTATTTACGACGACGGGGTGGGCTTTCGCTACGAGTTTCCGCAGCAAAAGGATCTTAATTACTTTGTTATAAAAGAAGAACACACGCAGTTTGCCATGGCAGGCGACCACAAAGCGTGGTGGATTCCGGGCGATTACGACACGCAAGAGCAGGAAACACAGGAGAGCAGGCTGTCGGAAATACGCAGTCGCTTCCACGATGCCGTGAACTGGGGCAACTCTTCTGTGGCTGTTTTCTCGGAAACTGGCGTCCAGACAGCCTTGCAGATGAAGTCAAACGATGGTCTTTACATCAACATACACGAAGCAGCGTGCATCAATTATCCTACAATGCACTTGAATTTGGACGATAAAAACATGGTCTTTGAGAGCTGGCTGACACCCGATGCCACTGGTTTGAAAGGATATATGCAGACTCCTTGCAACACGCCTTGGCGCACAATACTCGTCAGCGACGATGCCCGCGACATGCTTTCGAGCCATTTAATCCTGAATTTGAACGAGCCTTGCAAGATAAAGGACACCAGCTGGATTCACCCAACCAAGTATGTTGGCGTGTGGTGGGAGATGATTGTGGGCAAGAGCAGCTGGAATTACACAGACGAATTCCCCTCTGTCCAGCTTGGAATAACCGACTACAACAAGGCTAAACCAAACGGAAAGCACGGCGCAACAACTGCAAACGTGAAGAAATACATCGACTTTGCAGCCGAAAATGGCATCGACCAAGTGCTCGTTGAAGGTTGGAACATAGGTTGGGAAGACTGGTTCGGACATTCAAAGGACTACGTTTTCGACTTCGTAACGCCTTACCCAGACTTCGATATAGACTATCTGAACAAGTATGCGCACGAAAAAGGGGTTAAGTTAATGATGCATCACGAGACTTCTTCCAGCACTCAGAACTACGAAAGGCACCTAGAAGCTGCCTTTAACCTCATGAACAAGTATGGCTACGATGCTGTAAAGACTGGTTACGTGGGCGATATTATTCCGCGAGGCGACCATCATTTCTCGCAATCAACGAACAATCACTACATGCATGTGGTGGAAGAAGCTGCCAAACACCACATTATGGTGAATGCACACGAGGCAGTTCGTCCGACAGGACTGTGCCGTACATATCCTAACATGGTAGGTAACGAAAGTGCACGCGGCACAGAATACGAGGCATTTGGCGGCAGTCGCCCCGACCACACGGTTATTTTGCCCTTCACACGCCTGCAAGGAGGACCGATGGACTATACTCCCGGCATTCTTGAAACGCAGCTAAAGACATGGAGCAACAACCAAAACTACGTGCATACTACACTCGTTGGACAGCTCGCACTGTACTTAACGATGTACAGCCCGCTACAAATGGTAGCCGACTTGCCCGAAAACTACAAGAAATACAACGATGCTTTCCAATTCATAAAAGACGTTCCGTGCGACTGGAGCAGGAGCATTTACTTGGAAGCAGAGCCTGCTGACTACATCACCGTTGCCCGTCAGGACAAGAATTCAAACGATTGGTACATCGGAGGAAAGTGCGACGAGAACGGACACAAGAGTGTTTTGAAACTCGATTTCCTCGATAAGGATTACATATATGACTGTACTATCTATGCAGATGCAAAGAATGCGGACTACAAGAACAATCCGAAAGCATACAAAATCACCCATAAGAAGGTGAAGAAAGGCGATGTATTGAAGCTGACAATGGCACCCGGCGGTGGCTTTGCCATCTCTTTGAAGGCACGTTGGAATGGCGAAGAGCATGCCGAACAATTAACAAAGGTGAGCCAGACTGATTTTTAGAAGGAACGATATTGGGAACTTAACAAAGCAAAAGTATAACTAACATGAAACTAAAATACGGCATTATCACGCTAATGGCAACTTTTCTGTTCACGCTGACAGCACAAGCGCAAAACGTTTTCAACGAAGTTAGCTACTCACTGAGGCAGACTACGTTCAAACTGAATGCTCCAAAGAAGCCCACACTGCGCATATACGAAGCCGGAAGGGGCGGCAATGCAATAAAAAAGATAAAGATGAAGCAAACAGCAGAGAATGTTTGGGAAGCTACTGTCAGCGGTGATTTGAAGGGAAAGTTCTACACTTTCGACATCGGACGAGGCGAAACGCCGGGCGTTTTTGCCAAGGCTGTTGGCATAAACGGGCATCGTGGTGCAATCATTGATATGCAAACGACCAATCCAAGTGGCTGGAACAGCGACCATCGCTTGGCTTTGAAGAGCCCAGCCGACCTGATTATCTACGAAATGCACCACCGAGACTTCTCAATAGACCCTTCTTCAGGACTCGTAAACAAGGGTAAATTCTTGGCATTGACCGAGCAAAAGGCGATTAGACATCTGGAAGAATTAGGTATAAACGCCGTTCACATTCTGCCATCGTTCGACTTTGCTTCAATAGACGAAGCCAACACGACTACCCCACAGTACAATTGGGGCTACGATCCACAAAACTATAACGTGCCGGAAGGCAGTTATTCGTTCGATGCAGAGCAGCCTACCCGCCGCATTCTTGAGTTCAAACAAATGGTACAAGCCTTGCACAAAGCAGGCATTCGCGTTATTCTCGATGTGGTTTACAACCATACTTTCGACATCAAAGGAGGCAATTTCGACCGCACTTTCCCTATGGCTTACTACCGTTACACTGCCGACGGAAAGCCAAGCAACGGCTCCGGCTGTGGCAACGAGACCGCTTCTGAAAAGCCTCTGATGCGCCAGTTCATGCTCGAAAGTATGAAATACTGGGCTGACGAATACCATATCGACGGTTTCCGGGTAGACCTTATGGGCATACACGATATAGAAACGATGAATCTTATCCGCAAGGAACTATCGTCAATCGACCCCAATATCTTCATCTACGGCGAGGGTTGGACTGCCGGAACCTGCGCCTACCCCACCGAAAAACTTGCCCTCAAAGCCCACATAAAGCAGATGCCGGGCATCGCAGCGTTCTCTGACGAGATACGCGATGCCCTCCGCGGTCCGTTCTCCGACGACAAGCAAGCGTCTTTTCTCGGCGGTATTGCAGGATTCGAGGAAAGCATTAAAGCCGGCATTGCAGGTATGATAGCCCACCCACAGGTAGATTATACAAAGGTGAACTATACCAAAGAGCCGTGGGCGAACGAGCCAACGCAGATGATTGCGTATGTCAGCTGCCACGACGATATGTGTCTGGTTGACCGATTGAAGGCTTCTATCCCTGAAGCTGCTTACGATATGGAAGAGGTCATACGCTTAGATCAACTCGCACAGACAGTTGTCTTCACCTCGCAAGGTATTCCTTTCATGCTCTCCGGCGAAGAAATGCTGCGCGATAAGAAAGGTGTGCACAACTCATTCAACTCGCCTGACGAGATAAACCACCTTGACTGGAACAACCTGAAGAAGTATCCGCAAGTCTTTGCTTACTACAAAGGGCTCATTCAGATGCGCAAATCACACCCGGCATTCCGTCTTGGCAGTGCCGAGTTAGTGCGCAAACATCTCGAATTCCTGCCAACACAGCAAGATTGCCTCGTAGCTTTCCGACTGAAAAACCATGCGGGTGGCGACAAATGGAACAACATTTACGTGGTACTGAACGGCAATGCAGACCTTCAAAGCGTCAATATTCCGAAAGGGAAATATACCATCGTAGCCAATAATGGTGTCATCAACGAAGCAGGAATTGGCGAAATGGAAGGCGGAGAGGTTATGATTGATGCACAGACCGCACTTATCTTACACGATTAAACAATAGATATGAAACGATTAACTCTGTTGCTCTCGCTCTGTCTTCTGACGGTCAGTGTCAGTGCAAAGATAGAAATAAAGAAGCTCGAACCCACAAATTGGTTTGTAGGAATGAAAGATGCGTCGTTGCAATTAATGGCTTATGGCGACAATATACGCAATGCCGAAGTAACGGTAGACTATCCCAATGCACGCATCGACTCGCTCGTCCAACTCGATTCGCCCAACTATCTGCTCATCTATCTTAACCTGAAAGATGCGCAAGCAGGCACAATGAATATAAACTTCAGGCTCGGAAAGCAAAAGACAACGGTGAAATATGCCTTGCTCGAACGCACTATGAGCGGCGAAGAACGCAAGGGTTTCGACAATTCAGACGTGCTTTATATGCTTATGCCCGACCGCTTTGCCAACGGCAATCCCAAGAACGACATTGTAAAAGGTATGCAAGACCAGCTCTGCAACCGCAACGAACCAAGCCTGAGACACGGCGGCGACATTGCCGGCATTATGCAACACCTCGACTATTTCACTGATTTGGGCGTTACTGCCCTTTGGTTCACGCCCGTCTTAGAGAACGACCGCCCTGCCGACGGTGGCAAATTCAGCACCTACCACGGCTATGCTACAACCGATTACTACCGCGTAGACCCGCGTTTTGGTACAAATGGCGACTACAAAGCACTGACAGATGCATGCCACAAACGCGGTTTGAAAGTGGTAATGGATATGATTTTCAACCATTGTGGCGACTATCACCTGTGGAACAGGGACGTTCCGGCAAAGGATTGGTTCAACAATCCTAACTATGGGCTGCAGACTTCGTACAAGCTGACACCCGTACTCGACCCCTATGCCAGTAAGGTAGATATGGCAGAAACGGTAGACGGCTGGTTCGTAAGTTCGATGCCCGACCTCAATCATCGCAATCCGCACGTGATGCAGTACCTCGTTCAAAACTCAATATGGTGGATAGAAACAGTCGGAATAGACGGCATTCGAATGGACACCTACCCCTATGCCGACCGAAAAGCAATGGCAACGTGGATGAAACGCATTGATATGGAATATCCAAACTTCAATACTGTGGGCGAAACGTGGGTAACAGAGCCTGCCTATACGGCAGCATGGCAGAAGGACAGTAAACTCTCGGAAGAGAACAGCTACCTGAAGACCGTTATGGACTTTGCTTTCTTCGACCGACTTTCTATGGCGAAGAACGAGGAAACCGACGATTGGTGGAAGGGATTTAACCGCATCTACAATTCGCTGTGCTACGATTACCTCTATGAAAACCCCTCAAGCGTAATGGCTTTCATAGAAAACCACGACACCGACCGCTTTCTTGGCAATGGCAAAGACACCTTGGCACTGAAGCAAGCCTATGCCCTATTGCTCACATTGAACCGCATTCCACAACTTTATTATGGTACTGAAATCCTGATGAACGGCACGAAAGAAGTTGCCGACGGCAATGTCCGCAAAGACTTCCCAGGTGGTTTCGCAGGCGATACAGCCAATAAATTCACACGAGAGGGGCGTACTGCAGCAGAAAATGCCATGTTCGACTGGACAGCTCGCCTGCTTCACTGGCGCAAAGGTAACGATGTTATTGCCCACGGCAAACAAACCCAGTTCATTCCGTGGCACGGAGTCTATGTCGTAGCACGCCAATACAACGGCAAAAACGTAATGACCGTTATCAATGGTCGCAACGCAGCAGGCAAGTTAGAAGTAAAACGCTACGCAGAAATCATTGGCAACCATGCTACTGCGCGCGACATTACTACTGGCAGAACCATTCCGCTCACAGCCGATGTGCCACTAAGTGCACGCCAAGCAATGGTATTGGAATTTTAAGAAACAACTTTTCGCTCGATTGTTGCTGTTTGGTCAGAACTCGATATAACAAAAACATCTGCGGGATTGCCTGTTTAAGGACAATCCCGCAGATGCTTTTTTAAGGCAAGTTCGCCTGATGAAACAGCAGCAAATCTGCACGCGACACAGAGGTTAATCCCACGAATGCAGCTACCGCATGCAAATAGTGCGATGGCAGGATTTCGTTTTGGTATTGTAAAAATAATTCTGTTAAAAAGCGATAACTGCGTTTTGGTATTGCAATAACAGCTGTTTTGCGATGCAAAAGAGCCTGTCTTGCCGTGTAAAACCCATGCTTTTGGAACGCAAAACAATAGGTATTATAAAGTACTGACAGTAAAAGAGTTATACAATATCTGCGTTTATGAAAACTTTTTACCCTTTTCCCAATTACACGAAAGATACATTGTCGTAGTTTCAGCCTCGGCAAACAGAAGGGAATTGTACACAAAAAGCAGGGGCAGCCCCACATAAAGGAGCTGCCCCTAATTGTATTTTTCAATTTGCTGTATATGCTATCGCTAATTACTTACCGATGTACTTTACAGACTTTGTTGTGCCGTCAGCAAACTTAATGTTCTTGATAGCTACGCCCTTGCCAGCCTTAGAAAGTTTGCGACCAGAGAGGTCGAAGTATGTTTCGCCTACAATCTGCTTGTTTGCATCTGTTGCAACAGTCTCGATACCATTAGGTTCGGTAGAGAATACTGTTTCAACATCGCCACAGAAGAATTCATTGTTATCACTCCAATAGCCGCCTAATATTCGCAATTGGAAATCGTCTTGAGACTCTCCTTTCATAATTGTGCCGTTAAGTACAGCTGTATTGCCGTCAATGGTGAACGTAATATCATCTTTTGATACTTCAAACTTACCGTCTTTATAGTCCATGTAACCTACTTGAATGCCATATTCACCATCCTCGAACTTGCCATACAGAAGGTATTGCCCTGCTGGAACAGTGATTACATTTCCTACTTTAGTACCTTTCACCCAGCCACCAGCTTGGTCGTCCTTTATAAATGATGCATAAGAAAGCACATATTTCAGATAAACAGTCTTGCCATCAGCATCAGCAACAACTGTCAAATCGCCAGCACCCTGACCATTTTCCGCTAACTTTGCAAGGTCAGCAATGGATATCTTCTGGTCTCTAATAAAAAACATTTTGCCACTGACACGCTTGTAAACAGTTTCAGTACCAGCTGGCTTTTCGGTAATAACGGTAGGCTTATTTTGTGCTTGTGCACTGACACCAAAGAATGCTACGAGAGCAAAGAGTAATAATTTTTTCATAATCTAAAATGTTTAAGTAATACAATATTCTTATGGGATTGTCCCACTTGATAATCTGTTGCTCGCTGTCAGAAAAGAATAGGCTTACACGAAGTCTGCATATTTACTTTTTTCTACATCTTCAAATTTAAATAATATTTTCCATAAAAGCAAACTTCCATACTATTATTTGTATTATTTAACACATAGATTCTATTTCGTTCAAACAGCACAGAATAAAAAAGAGGGTAACTTCGTATGAGAAGTTACCCTCTTATCTTGTTTATTTAAACTTTATTTCAGCTTGATAAAAATTACTTGTTATCAACAACTTTTACTGATTTTGTTGTGCCGTCAGCGAACTTAACGTTCTTGATAGCTACGCCCTTGCCAGCCTTAGAAAGCTTGCGACCAGAGAGGTCGAAGTATGTTTCGCCTACAATCTGCTTGTTTGCACCTGTTGCAACGGTCTCGATACCATTAGGATCAGTAGTAAATACTGTCTCAACGTCGCCACAGAAGAGAGCCTTGTCGTCGCTCCAATAGCCAGCCAACATCTTTATTTTCATATCGTCTGCCGTCTGACCTTCCAGAACAGTCTCACCAAGCTTAAGTGAAACACCATCGATATAGAACTTAATAGGGTCGTCTATAGGTACTAACTTCTGGTCTTTAAGCTCCATATAACCTACTTGGACACCTGCTGAAGATCCATCATCGAAAGTGTTATAGAAAACGAACTGACCTGCAGGAATAGTAATAACGTTGCCTTCCTTTGTACCTTTTATCCAAGCGAATGGATCACCATCAAGATAAGTACCGAAAGAAAGTGCGTTCTTCAGATAAACAGTCTTGCCATCAGCAGCTGTAACCATAGTCAAATCGCCTGCTGGCTGACCGTTTTCAGCCAATTTTTCAAGTGAAAAGAGAGATAACTTCTGCTTACCGTCCTCACCTTTTTGGTAAGCAAACATCTTACCGCTAACACGTTTGTAGGTTGTTACAGTACCAGCCGGCTGATCTTTAATCATGTCAGGAGTGTCTTGTGCTTGTGCACTAACGCCAAAAATTGCTACGAGAGCAAGAAGTAATAGTTTCTTCATAATTTAAATGTTTAAGTAATACAATATTTTTATATGGATTTTTTCATCATTAATAAACTTGCAAAAGCCATTTGGCTTACACAAAGCATTATATTTGCGTTTCTTCCTCTGCAAAAATAGGAAATGTTTTATAGGGTAACAAATTTTCATACCTATATTTTAAATTATTTAACACATTATCTTTACTATCTACTGAAATCTCTCTTTATAAGCCAATGATACATTATGTAATAGTATAACCTTAGTGCATTGAAGATGAATTAAAACTGTTGCGATTGCATTCTTTACACAAAGGCAAATTACTTGCACCGTAGAAGATGACTATTTTACACGCAGATTATTGGTAAAACTATGTGCCTCGCTTCATCAAAGTTTTGTTCTGCCTTGATGGCTTTAATGTATTTTCAATACGATAAAGGAGGAATTATTCAAAATTTAATAGTATCTTTGCAAGTTGTATAGACAGAAAGCAAAAGTAAAATAAAAGATGTCGTGTATATTAAACATAGAAACCAGCACCAACGTGTGCTCCGTGGCATTGAGCGAAGACGGTGCTTGCATCTTCACACAGGAAGACCATGGCGGTCCTAACCACGGTGAGCAGTTGGGAAAGTTTGTCGATGAAGCCCTGTCGTTTGCCGACAGCCACGCCATTCCCGTTGATGCTGTTGCGGTCAGCAGTGGTCCAGGCTCTTACACGGGGCTTCGCATAGGCACATCGATGGCAAAGGGCATCTGCTACGGTGCCGACATCAAGCTGATTGCAGTGCCTACGCTCGAACTGCTTTGCGTGCCTGTGCTGCTGCACCACGACGAGATTGAGGACAACGCATTGCTTGTTCCGATGATTGATGCACGCCGTATGGAGGTGTATGCGCAGGTGTTCGACCGTGCCTTGCACGAAATTCGCCCTATCCAAGCCGATGTTGTGGACGAGAACACCTACAAGGAATATCTCGACAAAGGTTCTGTCTACTTCTTTGGCAACGGTGCTGAAAAGTGTATGGAAACTATCAATCACCCCAATGCACACCTGATAAAAGGCATCGAACCGTTGGCAAAGAACATGCTGCCGCTGGCTGAAAAGCGCATTGCATTGGAACAATACGAAGATGTGGCGTACTTTGTGCCGATGTATCTAAAGGACTTCGTGGCAAAGCAGGCCAAGCCCCTGCTGTAAGACAAGGCAGAACACAAACAAAAGAAACGAAACAGAATAAAAAGAATAGTTGAATGAAGATAGACGGATTGGACTACAACACTCAGCGCGAAAAGCTATTGTTGCCTGAATACGGGCGTGAAATACAGAACATGGTGAGCTATTGCGTGGAACTGCCAACAAAGGAAGAACGACAGCAATGTGCCGAAACCATTGTTTCGATTATGGACAGAATGAACCCACAAGGCAGGGAAAGTGCCGACCACGAACAGAAACTGTGGGACCATTTAGCCATTATGGCAGACTTCAAGTTGGATATTGACTATCCGTACGATGTTTCGCAGGCATTGAAAATAGCAACGAAGCCAGAGCCTATGGGCTATCCGATGTCGAAAATACCTGTACGCCACTATGGAAAAATGATGTTCGAACTGTTCGAACAGCTAAAGACAATGGAGGAAGGCAACGAGAAGGAAGAGCTTGTTAGATTGGTTGCCAACCAGATGAAACGCTGTCTGATACAATGGGGGCACGGTTCTTCCGACGACGAGAAAGTGGCTTCCGACCTCGCACGCTTCACCGACGGAGCGGTGCAGTTGGACTTGGACGTCTTCAAATTCGACAAGATAAATCTAAAAGAGTTGCAACCTGTACGCAACAATAAAAAGAGAAGATAAGCCTATGGAGTGTTTTCTCATTGAAGGCGGACACCGTCTGTCGGGTACCATCGTGCCTCAAGGAGCTAAGAACGAGGCTTTACAAGTGATTAGCGCAACATTGCTGACCACCGAAGAAGTTGTTATCGACAACATTCCAAATATCTTGGACGTAAACAACCTTATAAAACTGCTCACAGACATTGGCGTAAAGGTTACGAAACTGGGCGAAAACAAGTATTCTTTTTGCGCCGATGAGGTGAATTTAGACTATTTGGAGAGTGTAGAATTTGTTGAGAAATGCTCGTCTTTGCGCGGTAGCGTGCTGCTTTACGGACCTTTATTAGGCAGATTTGGCAAGGCAACGATAGCCAAACCGGGGGGCGATAAGATTGGGCGTCGCCGTTTGGACACCCACTTCCTTGGTTTTAAAAACCTTGGAGCACACTTTGAACACAGAGAAGAACGCAACGTGTACGAACTGAAAGCCGAAAAGCTTGTCGGAACCTATATGCTTTTAGACGAAGCATCGGTTACGGGCACAGCCAATATCGTTATGGCAGCTGTCTTGGCAGAGGGTATTACCACGATATACAATGCTGCTTGCGAGCCTTACTTGCAACAACTGTGCAGCATGCTCAACGCCATGGGCGCGAAAATCAGCGGCATTGGCAGCAATCTGCTTACCATTGAGGGTGTGAAAACGCTGGAAGGAACACAACACCGCATACTTCCCGACATGATAGAAGTAGGTTCGTTTATCGGTATGGCAGCCATGATAGGCGACGGTATCAGAATAAAAGATGTGTCGATAAAGAATCTTGGCATCATTCCCGACACGTTCCGGCGACTTGGCGTGCAGATTGAAGAGGAGGGCGACGACCTTTTTATTCCACGACAAGAACACTATGAGATTGATTCATTTATTGATGGAACCATTATGACCATTGCCGATGCACCGTGGCCGGGCGTAACACCCGACCTTATTTCGGTGTTGCTCGTAGTCGCAACACAAGCACAGGGCAGCGTGCTCTTCCATCAGAAGATGTTCGAAAGCCGCTTGTTCTTTGTCGATAAGCTCATCGACATGGGCGCACAAATCATTCTTTGCGACCCACATCGTGCAGTAGTGGTAGGAAACAACAACTGTCATGCGTTGAGAGGAGGCAGAATGTCGAGCCCCGATATTCGTGCGGGTATCGCCCTGCTCATCGCTGCCATGTCGGCACAAGGCATCAGTCGCATCGACAATATATCACAAATAGACCGTGGCTACGAAAATATTGAGGAACGGCTCAATGCACTCGGTGCGAAGATACAGCGTGTAGACATTTGCTAAAGAAGCCTGCAGATGATAAAACGAGAGGAAGTATATAAGATAGGTGTGCTTGGAAAGCCACACGGAGTAAAGGGAGAGATACTGTTTCGCTTCACTGATGACGTGTTCGACCAATGCGATGCCGACTATTTAGTGCTCAATATGGAGGGCATTTTAGTGCCTTTCTTTATGGAAGAGTACAGATTTCGCTCTGACGAAGTGGCACTGATGAAGTTTTGCGACATTGATACCGAAGAGCGTGCACGCGAACTTACAGGTACGGAAGTGTACTTCCCACGTGCCATTGCCGAAGAAGGCAAAGACGAATTGTCGTGGGCACAAATCATTGGATTTAAGTTATTAAACAGCAAAACAGGCAAGATGGTGGGCGAAATCGTGTCAGTAGATGATTCAACCATCAACCTGCTGTTTGAAATAAAGACCGAAACAGGTGGCGAACGCCTTATACCTGCCAACGAAAACCTTAT
Proteins encoded in this region:
- a CDS encoding DUF4290 domain-containing protein yields the protein MKIDGLDYNTQREKLLLPEYGREIQNMVSYCVELPTKEERQQCAETIVSIMDRMNPQGRESADHEQKLWDHLAIMADFKLDIDYPYDVSQALKIATKPEPMGYPMSKIPVRHYGKMMFELFEQLKTMEEGNEKEELVRLVANQMKRCLIQWGHGSSDDEKVASDLARFTDGAVQLDLDVFKFDKINLKELQPVRNNKKRR
- a CDS encoding glycoside hydrolase family 13 protein, with protein sequence MKRLTLLLSLCLLTVSVSAKIEIKKLEPTNWFVGMKDASLQLMAYGDNIRNAEVTVDYPNARIDSLVQLDSPNYLLIYLNLKDAQAGTMNINFRLGKQKTTVKYALLERTMSGEERKGFDNSDVLYMLMPDRFANGNPKNDIVKGMQDQLCNRNEPSLRHGGDIAGIMQHLDYFTDLGVTALWFTPVLENDRPADGGKFSTYHGYATTDYYRVDPRFGTNGDYKALTDACHKRGLKVVMDMIFNHCGDYHLWNRDVPAKDWFNNPNYGLQTSYKLTPVLDPYASKVDMAETVDGWFVSSMPDLNHRNPHVMQYLVQNSIWWIETVGIDGIRMDTYPYADRKAMATWMKRIDMEYPNFNTVGETWVTEPAYTAAWQKDSKLSEENSYLKTVMDFAFFDRLSMAKNEETDDWWKGFNRIYNSLCYDYLYENPSSVMAFIENHDTDRFLGNGKDTLALKQAYALLLTLNRIPQLYYGTEILMNGTKEVADGNVRKDFPGGFAGDTANKFTREGRTAAENAMFDWTARLLHWRKGNDVIAHGKQTQFIPWHGVYVVARQYNGKNVMTVINGRNAAGKLEVKRYAEIIGNHATARDITTGRTIPLTADVPLSARQAMVLEF
- the murA gene encoding UDP-N-acetylglucosamine 1-carboxyvinyltransferase; amino-acid sequence: MECFLIEGGHRLSGTIVPQGAKNEALQVISATLLTTEEVVIDNIPNILDVNNLIKLLTDIGVKVTKLGENKYSFCADEVNLDYLESVEFVEKCSSLRGSVLLYGPLLGRFGKATIAKPGGDKIGRRRLDTHFLGFKNLGAHFEHREERNVYELKAEKLVGTYMLLDEASVTGTANIVMAAVLAEGITTIYNAACEPYLQQLCSMLNAMGAKISGIGSNLLTIEGVKTLEGTQHRILPDMIEVGSFIGMAAMIGDGIRIKDVSIKNLGIIPDTFRRLGVQIEEEGDDLFIPRQEHYEIDSFIDGTIMTIADAPWPGVTPDLISVLLVVATQAQGSVLFHQKMFESRLFFVDKLIDMGAQIILCDPHRAVVVGNNNCHALRGGRMSSPDIRAGIALLIAAMSAQGISRIDNISQIDRGYENIEERLNALGAKIQRVDIC
- the tsaB gene encoding tRNA (adenosine(37)-N6)-threonylcarbamoyltransferase complex dimerization subunit type 1 TsaB, giving the protein MSCILNIETSTNVCSVALSEDGACIFTQEDHGGPNHGEQLGKFVDEALSFADSHAIPVDAVAVSSGPGSYTGLRIGTSMAKGICYGADIKLIAVPTLELLCVPVLLHHDEIEDNALLVPMIDARRMEVYAQVFDRALHEIRPIQADVVDENTYKEYLDKGSVYFFGNGAEKCMETINHPNAHLIKGIEPLAKNMLPLAEKRIALEQYEDVAYFVPMYLKDFVAKQAKPLL
- the rimM gene encoding ribosome maturation factor RimM (Essential for efficient processing of 16S rRNA) translates to MIKREEVYKIGVLGKPHGVKGEILFRFTDDVFDQCDADYLVLNMEGILVPFFMEEYRFRSDEVALMKFCDIDTEERARELTGTEVYFPRAIAEEGKDELSWAQIIGFKLLNSKTGKMVGEIVSVDDSTINLLFEIKTETGGERLIPANENLIKGIDKAQRTIEVEIPDGLLEL